A genome region from Methylobacterium sp. FF17 includes the following:
- the tatB gene encoding Sec-independent protein translocase protein TatB, which produces MFDMSWGEVMLIGGVALIVIGPKDLPKALRTVGQITGKMRRMAGEFQSQFNEAIREAEFDEIRREVDGVKKSAGTMGPTFNPVQTIRDELKGAVDGQPATKTTPSPTQGLANVADRLAEGENTIQAPGQTPAQGPAPAPVEPVPTTQSRTGDPLNSPTHAEPPRAESPRPETPANPQLDSGR; this is translated from the coding sequence ATGTTTGACATGAGTTGGGGCGAGGTGATGCTGATCGGCGGCGTCGCCCTCATCGTCATCGGCCCGAAGGACCTGCCCAAGGCCCTGCGCACGGTCGGGCAGATCACCGGCAAGATGCGGCGCATGGCCGGCGAGTTCCAGTCGCAGTTCAACGAGGCGATCCGCGAGGCCGAGTTCGACGAGATCCGCCGCGAGGTGGACGGCGTCAAGAAATCGGCCGGCACGATGGGGCCGACCTTCAACCCGGTCCAGACCATCCGCGACGAGCTGAAGGGCGCCGTCGACGGCCAGCCCGCGACGAAGACCACGCCGTCCCCGACGCAGGGACTCGCCAACGTGGCCGACCGGCTCGCCGAGGGCGAGAACACGATCCAAGCTCCTGGCCAGACCCCCGCCCAGGGGCCCGCCCCCGCCCCGGTCGAGCCGGTGCCGACGACCCAGAGCCGGACCGGCGATCCCCTGAATTCCCCGACACATGCCGAGCCGCCTCGCGCCGAGTCCCCTCGTCCAGAGACGCCGGCCAACCCGCAGCTTGATTCCGGCCGATGA
- a CDS encoding twin-arginine translocase TatA/TatE family subunit, translated as MGSMSIWHWIIVAGIVMLLFGRGKISDLMGDVAKGIKAFKKGMAEDETPATTAVPPPSAGEPVRTLPHQGEPATANTVSADRKVV; from the coding sequence ATGGGCAGCATGAGTATCTGGCACTGGATCATCGTCGCCGGCATCGTGATGCTGCTGTTCGGGCGCGGCAAGATCTCGGACCTGATGGGCGACGTCGCCAAGGGCATCAAGGCCTTCAAGAAGGGCATGGCCGAGGACGAGACGCCGGCCACCACCGCCGTGCCGCCGCCGAGCGCGGGCGAGCCCGTGCGCACGCTGCCCCACCAGGGCGAGCCCGCCACCGCCAACACGGTCTCGGCCGACCGCAAGGTCGTCTGA
- the nagZ gene encoding beta-N-acetylhexosaminidase: protein MTSRALILGCAGKTLSREEAAFFRDVAPWGFILFKRNIGTPDEVRALTDALRATLGRADAPILIDQEGGRVQRMGPPHWPAYPAGGRFRALDGSAAALARLGARLMAHDLAGVGINVDCAPVLDVPVAGAHDVIGDRAYDTTPERVAEIGRAVAEGLMQGGVLPVMKHIPGHGRAGCDSHKGLPVVEASLEALSAQDFVPFRALADLPMAMSAHVVLTALDPAHPATQSARVIRDVIRGTIGFDGLLMTDDLSMHALQGTFRARTEACFAAGIDVGLHCNGDPEEMRGVAEGAPRLAGAALRRAQGALARLPTAAEAFDVREARARFEAALTLAA, encoded by the coding sequence ATGACCTCCCGTGCCCTGATCCTCGGTTGCGCCGGCAAGACCCTCTCGCGGGAGGAGGCCGCGTTCTTCCGCGATGTGGCGCCCTGGGGCTTCATCCTGTTCAAGCGCAACATCGGCACGCCCGACGAGGTCCGGGCGCTGACCGACGCCCTGCGGGCCACGCTGGGCCGCGCCGACGCGCCGATCCTGATCGACCAGGAGGGCGGCCGGGTGCAGCGCATGGGGCCGCCGCACTGGCCGGCCTACCCGGCCGGGGGGCGCTTCCGGGCCCTCGACGGCTCGGCCGCCGCCCTGGCCCGCCTCGGGGCCCGGCTCATGGCCCACGACCTCGCCGGCGTCGGCATCAACGTCGATTGCGCCCCCGTCCTCGACGTGCCCGTGGCCGGTGCCCACGACGTGATCGGCGATCGGGCCTACGACACCACGCCGGAGCGGGTGGCCGAGATCGGCCGGGCGGTCGCCGAGGGGCTGATGCAGGGCGGCGTCCTGCCGGTGATGAAGCACATCCCCGGCCACGGCCGCGCGGGCTGCGACAGCCACAAGGGCCTGCCCGTGGTGGAGGCGAGCCTGGAGGCCCTGAGCGCGCAGGACTTCGTGCCGTTCCGGGCGCTCGCCGACCTGCCCATGGCCATGAGCGCCCACGTGGTGCTCACCGCCCTCGACCCCGCCCACCCGGCCACCCAGTCGGCGCGGGTGATCCGCGACGTCATCCGGGGCACGATCGGCTTCGACGGCCTGCTGATGACCGACGACCTCTCGATGCACGCCCTCCAGGGGACGTTCCGGGCCCGCACCGAGGCCTGCTTCGCCGCCGGCATCGATGTCGGCCTGCACTGCAACGGCGACCCGGAGGAGATGCGCGGCGTCGCCGAGGGGGCCCCACGCCTCGCCGGGGCGGCCCTGCGCCGGGCGCAAGGCGCCCTGGCGCGCCTGCCCACGGCGGCCGAGGCCTTCGACGTGCGCGAGGCCCGCGCCCGCTTCGAGGCGGCCCTGACGCTCGCCGCCTGA
- a CDS encoding SPOR domain-containing protein, whose product MTTNASRATVDFDAFARDLQQPQAPVQAHGARETPGVKADPLAELARIVGQDDPFRALLQARDARVDATQAARGRVEPSFADGPAPAPAPAVHGQAPQGQVPQGQVSQGQVSQPYAPAVQGASPTDAFDQYLASVDRGPYHDAQGAYPQEPYPDANAAEFAPNDADTRVRPLERAPQRNRLVSVGAGLGILAVCVTGALAWRGLHGLSGDGNGVPTIMADTAPLKIAPQKSDGVEIPDQNKQIYDRTAKDGQIRIVNREEQPLDVAQAARAALGSGAVSGSGEGGATPGSAASAPPAQPPQGALADSLGEPRRVRTVSVKPDTPPPPPQREAEATATPASVIPTMTLPGAASDGATGNASLRQRATRLPPPVPTMPVAEAPAATPPEPAPRPKAPQRVAAVAPEATSAIANPPASPPAVAATSGGGGYAVQLGVRTSEGEAQAAFKQMQGKFSQLSGQPALIRQAEVNGKTIYRVRVGPLGKNEATSLCTQLQGAGGQCFVAKN is encoded by the coding sequence ATGACGACGAACGCTTCGCGAGCGACGGTCGATTTCGACGCCTTTGCGCGGGATCTGCAGCAGCCTCAGGCTCCGGTGCAGGCGCACGGCGCCCGGGAGACCCCCGGCGTCAAGGCCGATCCGCTCGCCGAACTCGCCCGCATCGTCGGGCAGGACGACCCGTTCCGGGCCCTGCTCCAGGCCCGCGACGCCCGCGTCGACGCCACCCAAGCGGCGCGGGGCCGCGTGGAGCCGAGCTTCGCGGACGGGCCTGCCCCGGCGCCGGCCCCCGCTGTCCATGGTCAAGCTCCGCAGGGCCAAGTTCCGCAGGGCCAAGTTTCGCAGGGCCAAGTTTCGCAGCCCTATGCCCCGGCGGTCCAGGGCGCCTCGCCCACGGACGCCTTCGACCAGTACCTCGCCTCCGTCGATCGCGGGCCCTATCACGACGCGCAAGGCGCCTATCCGCAGGAGCCGTACCCGGATGCGAACGCGGCCGAGTTCGCGCCCAACGACGCCGACACGCGGGTCCGTCCCCTGGAGCGGGCGCCCCAGCGCAACCGCCTCGTCTCGGTGGGCGCCGGGCTCGGCATCCTGGCCGTGTGCGTCACCGGCGCCCTGGCCTGGCGCGGCCTGCATGGCCTGTCCGGCGACGGCAACGGCGTGCCGACCATCATGGCCGACACCGCGCCCCTGAAGATCGCGCCGCAGAAATCCGACGGCGTCGAGATTCCGGACCAGAACAAGCAGATCTACGACCGCACCGCCAAGGACGGCCAGATCCGCATCGTCAATCGCGAGGAGCAGCCCCTCGACGTGGCCCAGGCCGCCCGCGCGGCCCTGGGGTCCGGGGCCGTCTCGGGTTCGGGGGAGGGCGGGGCGACGCCCGGCAGCGCCGCGTCGGCGCCCCCGGCGCAGCCGCCCCAGGGCGCCCTCGCGGATTCCCTCGGCGAGCCGCGCCGGGTGCGCACCGTCTCGGTGAAGCCCGATACGCCGCCCCCGCCGCCCCAGCGCGAGGCCGAGGCGACGGCCACCCCCGCCTCCGTCATCCCGACCATGACCCTGCCGGGTGCGGCCAGCGATGGCGCCACGGGCAACGCGTCCCTGCGCCAGCGCGCCACCCGGCTGCCGCCGCCGGTGCCGACCATGCCGGTGGCGGAAGCGCCCGCCGCGACGCCGCCCGAGCCGGCCCCGCGCCCCAAGGCCCCCCAGCGCGTCGCCGCCGTGGCGCCGGAGGCGACCTCCGCCATCGCGAACCCGCCCGCCAGCCCGCCCGCCGTGGCTGCGACCTCGGGTGGTGGTGGCTACGCCGTCCAGCTCGGCGTGCGTACCAGCGAGGGCGAGGCCCAGGCCGCCTTCAAGCAGATGCAGGGCAAGTTCAGCCAGCTCTCCGGCCAGCCCGCCCTGATCCGCCAGGCCGAGGTCAACGGCAAGACGATCTACCGCGTCCGCGTCGGGCCCCTCGGCAAGAACGAGGCGACCAGCCTCTGCACGCAGCTGCAGGGCGCCGGCGGCCAGTGCTTCGTGGCCAAGAACTGA
- the argS gene encoding arginine--tRNA ligase produces MNIFATFEARVRAAVQGLIQSGQLPEGLDLSRVVVEPPRDASHGDLATNAALVLAKEARTNPKALGETLAAALRADPDVVEASVAGPGFINLRLAPGTFHDVVRAALSQGEAYGRGAMPGGKVNIEYVSANPTGPMHVGHGRGAVFGDALANLLVAAGRDVTREYYINDAGAQVDVLARSAFLRYREALGEPVGPVPEGLYPGDYLVPVGAALAEAHGRALLDRPDSEWLPEVRAFAIDAMMDLIRADLARLGIHHDVFFSEATLKAAVPVLLAELREKGLVYEGRLPPPKGQLPEDWEDREQTLFRTVEFGDDVDRPLLKSDGSFTYFASDIAYHRDKIARGATDLIDVLGADHGGYVKRMQAAVKAVSDGHATLDVKLCQLVRLLRAGEPVKMSKRAGEFITLREVVDEVGRDPVRFMMLYRKNDATLDFDLAKVVEQSKENPVFYVQYAHARCVSVFRQAAQALPDEDLSRAGLLREADLTRLSDPGEVEIMRLVAQYPRVIEAAATAHEPHRVAFYLYELASALHGLWNKGKDLPQLRFINPSDRNSTRARLALVEALRGVVASGLAVLGVTAPDEMR; encoded by the coding sequence ATGAACATCTTCGCCACCTTCGAGGCCCGCGTCCGCGCGGCCGTGCAGGGCCTCATCCAGTCCGGGCAGCTGCCCGAGGGGCTGGACCTTTCCCGCGTGGTGGTGGAGCCCCCGCGCGACGCGAGCCACGGGGATCTCGCCACCAACGCCGCCCTGGTGCTGGCCAAGGAGGCCCGGACCAACCCGAAGGCGCTGGGCGAGACCCTGGCGGCGGCCCTGCGCGCCGACCCGGACGTGGTGGAGGCGAGCGTCGCCGGCCCCGGCTTCATCAACCTGCGCCTGGCGCCGGGGACCTTCCACGACGTGGTGCGGGCGGCGCTGAGCCAGGGCGAGGCCTACGGGCGCGGCGCCATGCCGGGGGGGAAGGTCAACATCGAGTACGTCTCGGCCAACCCCACCGGCCCGATGCATGTGGGCCACGGCCGGGGCGCGGTGTTCGGCGATGCGCTGGCCAACCTGCTGGTGGCGGCCGGGCGCGACGTGACGCGCGAATACTACATCAACGACGCGGGCGCGCAGGTCGACGTGCTCGCCCGCTCGGCGTTCCTGCGCTACCGCGAGGCGCTCGGCGAGCCGGTCGGCCCGGTCCCCGAGGGGCTCTACCCGGGCGACTACCTCGTGCCGGTGGGCGCGGCCCTCGCCGAGGCGCACGGGCGCGCCCTGCTCGACCGGCCGGATTCCGAATGGCTGCCGGAGGTGCGGGCCTTCGCCATCGACGCCATGATGGACCTGATCCGCGCCGACCTGGCGCGGCTCGGCATCCATCACGACGTGTTCTTCTCCGAAGCCACCCTGAAGGCGGCGGTGCCCGTCCTGTTGGCGGAGCTTCGCGAAAAGGGCCTCGTCTACGAGGGCCGCCTGCCGCCGCCCAAGGGCCAGCTGCCCGAGGATTGGGAGGACCGCGAGCAGACCCTGTTCCGCACCGTGGAATTCGGCGACGACGTCGACCGGCCGCTCCTGAAGTCGGACGGCAGCTTCACCTACTTCGCCTCCGACATCGCCTATCACCGGGACAAGATCGCCCGGGGCGCCACCGACCTCATCGACGTGCTCGGGGCCGACCACGGCGGCTACGTCAAGCGCATGCAGGCCGCCGTGAAGGCGGTGAGCGACGGGCACGCCACCCTCGACGTGAAGCTGTGCCAGCTCGTGCGGCTGCTGCGGGCGGGCGAGCCCGTGAAGATGTCGAAGCGCGCGGGCGAGTTCATCACGCTGCGCGAGGTCGTGGACGAGGTCGGGCGCGACCCCGTGCGCTTCATGATGCTCTACCGGAAGAACGACGCCACCCTCGACTTCGACCTCGCCAAGGTGGTCGAGCAGTCGAAGGAGAACCCGGTCTTCTACGTGCAGTACGCCCATGCGCGCTGCGTCTCGGTGTTCCGGCAGGCCGCGCAGGCGCTGCCGGACGAGGACCTCTCGCGCGCCGGCCTGCTCCGCGAGGCCGACCTCACGCGTCTCAGCGATCCGGGCGAGGTCGAGATCATGCGCCTCGTCGCGCAGTATCCCCGCGTCATCGAGGCTGCGGCCACCGCACACGAGCCGCACCGGGTGGCGTTCTATCTCTACGAACTCGCAAGTGCCCTGCACGGTTTATGGAACAAGGGCAAAGACTTGCCGCAATTACGTTTTATTAATCCTAGTGACCGAAACTCCACTCGGGCTCGATTGGCCCTCGTTGAGGCTTTGCGGGGCGTCGTCGCCTCCGGCCTCGCGGTGTTGGGCGTCACCGCGCCGGATGAAATGCGGTGA
- a CDS encoding transglutaminase-like cysteine peptidase: MGRTKTIALALFAALATLATGASAPRAQTLAALPLPSPSAQPLNPAKPLAAWTAFCQRYAAECALDPNEPARITLTPATWATIAAVNRRVNTALAPITDLEHWGTPDRWDLAEDGAGDCEDYQLLKRRLLADAGLPRRAMRMTVVIDEKGEGHAVLTLVTDRGDFVLDNKVSEVMAWHRTGYVFIKRESADVVAWVSLGGVTSPVTTANR; this comes from the coding sequence ATGGGCAGGACGAAGACGATCGCGCTGGCACTGTTCGCTGCCCTCGCCACCCTGGCGACGGGGGCCTCCGCGCCCCGGGCCCAGACCCTGGCGGCCCTGCCCCTGCCCTCCCCCTCGGCCCAGCCCCTGAACCCGGCCAAGCCGCTGGCGGCCTGGACCGCCTTCTGCCAGCGCTACGCCGCCGAATGCGCCCTCGACCCCAACGAGCCCGCCCGCATCACCCTGACCCCCGCCACCTGGGCCACCATCGCGGCGGTGAACCGCCGGGTGAACACGGCCCTGGCGCCCATCACCGACCTGGAGCACTGGGGCACCCCGGACCGCTGGGATCTCGCCGAGGACGGCGCGGGCGATTGCGAGGATTACCAGCTCCTCAAGCGCAGGCTCCTGGCGGATGCCGGCCTGCCCCGCCGGGCCATGCGGATGACCGTGGTCATCGACGAGAAGGGCGAGGGCCACGCGGTGCTCACCCTGGTCACGGATCGCGGCGACTTCGTCCTCGACAACAAGGTGAGCGAGGTGATGGCCTGGCACCGCACCGGCTACGTCTTCATCAAGCGCGAGTCGGCCGACGTCGTGGCATGGGTTTCGCTGGGCGGTGTCACCTCGCCCGTGACCACGGCCAATCGCTGA